One genomic segment of Paenibacillus sp. FSL H8-0332 includes these proteins:
- a CDS encoding DNA cytosine methyltransferase, whose translation MLKVKGGAKMRLTCVDSFSGAGGLSLGLQQAGLEVLLSFDIESKCIDTINNNNKYFSHPAISADIKDMLGGRLLNEIGLRQGELFLLAGGPPCQGFSVQRIGEDLDSRNDLVLQYGSLIDEVRPMFFVMENVSGLQGKRGKATLTELIRHMEDIGYVIHKELINAEDYGIPQRRKRIILVGERRDIGSEYTFPKPTGKRQTVRETIEFLPEPPKDGTTHPDYLHHRRDRLSDKNIQRLMVLKQGQGRDHLPDDLLADCHRIDSAIIGHRNVYGRMSWDDVAPTITARFDSFTRGMFGHPEQLRSISLCEGALLQTFPIDYKFSGTKVEIARQIGNAVPPTLAKIIGGSIIEYYLRKEVKACVLSGNY comes from the coding sequence ATGTTAAAAGTAAAAGGGGGGGCAAAAATGCGGTTAACTTGTGTTGATAGCTTTTCAGGTGCAGGAGGCCTATCATTAGGTCTTCAGCAGGCCGGACTTGAAGTACTACTTAGTTTTGATATTGAATCTAAATGTATCGATACAATTAATAATAATAACAAATACTTCTCACACCCTGCGATAAGTGCAGACATAAAGGATATGCTCGGAGGACGGTTGTTAAACGAGATCGGTTTAAGACAAGGTGAACTCTTTTTACTCGCAGGCGGGCCACCATGTCAAGGGTTTTCCGTTCAACGTATTGGCGAAGATCTTGACAGCAGAAATGATCTTGTTCTTCAATACGGAAGCCTCATCGACGAAGTTCGACCAATGTTCTTCGTAATGGAGAATGTATCAGGCCTACAAGGAAAACGAGGTAAAGCAACTCTTACTGAACTGATACGCCATATGGAGGACATCGGCTATGTAATTCATAAGGAACTTATAAATGCAGAAGACTATGGCATACCTCAACGCAGGAAGCGCATTATTTTGGTTGGAGAAAGACGAGATATAGGCTCAGAGTATACTTTCCCAAAACCAACGGGCAAACGGCAGACAGTACGTGAAACAATAGAGTTCTTACCCGAGCCCCCAAAAGATGGAACTACTCACCCTGACTACCTTCATCACAGGAGAGATCGACTTTCTGATAAAAATATTCAACGCCTCATGGTATTGAAACAAGGCCAGGGACGTGATCACCTACCTGATGATTTATTGGCAGATTGTCATCGGATCGATAGTGCAATTATAGGCCACCGAAATGTATATGGCAGAATGTCATGGGACGATGTAGCACCTACTATTACAGCACGTTTTGATAGCTTCACTCGGGGAATGTTCGGCCACCCAGAGCAATTGAGGAGCATATCACTTTGTGAAGGAGCTTTATTGCAGACTTTCCCAATCGATTATAAGTTTTCTGGTACAAAAGTTGAAATTGCTCGACAGATAGGAAATGCAGTCCCTCCAACACTCGCAAAAATAATTGGTGGAAGCATTATAGAATATTACCTTAGAAAAGAGGTAAAAGCTTGTGTCTTATCAGGTAATTATTAA
- a CDS encoding DNA cytosine methyltransferase — MQTQELLHKAISKPVGSEDYRDYKTILFKECERELQNFEPLSIGETALNPIQVLDFFSGAGGTSLGFAAINRLYPVFRFLGGCDINSMSAASYSKNYGTPLINEDILEISKNKNSIRSFLESIDFNPKLPTILIGCAPCQGFSSHRKTRWDEEDDDRNNLVVAFSRIVSEVNPAVFIMENVPEFLSNKYWKYFSKARSTFLDAGYTVKQHIHNAAEFGVPQARFRSIVIGMKKEFLLPEGIYTPDSFKTVRDAISSLSTIAAGETSQEDWMHKAVAHKPSTLEIIRKVPHDGGKLPQGIGPESLTRIKGFSDVYGRLSWDKPSITITHYARNPASGRFTHPVQDRGITAREAARLQSFPDGFTFEGKFDDIYRQIGEAVPPLMSCGIASSVLIEFLSCEPTEAQLSAGIQPQDLPVSNSYSNVISDVKSKRGGKNAVNLC; from the coding sequence ATGCAAACACAAGAATTACTTCATAAAGCAATTTCCAAACCTGTTGGTTCAGAAGATTACAGGGATTATAAGACTATCTTGTTTAAAGAATGCGAAAGAGAGTTGCAGAATTTTGAACCGCTGAGTATTGGCGAGACAGCCCTTAACCCTATTCAAGTACTTGACTTTTTTAGCGGTGCAGGAGGAACTTCTCTCGGATTCGCTGCAATAAACCGTCTTTACCCAGTTTTCCGTTTTCTTGGAGGTTGCGATATTAATTCAATGTCTGCCGCTAGTTATAGTAAAAACTATGGAACCCCATTAATAAATGAAGATATTCTTGAAATTTCTAAAAATAAAAATAGTATTAGGAGCTTTTTAGAAAGTATAGATTTTAATCCTAAACTTCCAACAATACTAATTGGTTGTGCTCCATGTCAGGGATTCTCCTCTCATAGAAAAACACGATGGGATGAGGAAGACGATGATAGAAATAACCTAGTAGTGGCTTTCTCTCGTATTGTTTCAGAAGTGAATCCCGCCGTCTTTATCATGGAAAATGTCCCTGAATTTCTATCTAATAAGTATTGGAAATATTTCAGTAAAGCTAGATCAACTTTTCTTGATGCAGGTTATACAGTAAAGCAACACATTCACAATGCAGCCGAATTTGGTGTGCCCCAGGCACGTTTTAGATCGATCGTTATTGGAATGAAAAAAGAATTTTTGTTGCCTGAGGGCATATATACACCAGATTCATTTAAGACCGTACGAGATGCAATAAGTTCCTTAAGTACAATTGCTGCGGGTGAAACATCCCAAGAAGATTGGATGCATAAGGCTGTTGCCCATAAGCCAAGTACTCTCGAAATAATTAGGAAGGTGCCTCATGATGGCGGTAAATTACCCCAAGGAATTGGCCCGGAGAGCTTAACTAGGATTAAAGGATTTTCAGATGTTTACGGAAGACTTAGTTGGGATAAACCTTCTATTACAATTACTCATTATGCCCGGAATCCTGCAAGCGGACGATTTACACATCCTGTTCAAGATAGAGGGATTACCGCAAGAGAAGCTGCTCGCCTTCAGAGTTTCCCAGACGGTTTTACATTCGAAGGGAAATTTGATGACATTTACCGTCAAATTGGAGAAGCTGTCCCTCCGCTTATGTCATGCGGCATTGCGTCAAGCGTTTTGATTGAATTTCTTTCATGTGAACCAACCGAAGCTCAATTAAGTGCTGGTATTCAACCTCAAGATTTACCCGTGAGCAATTCTTACTCGAATGTTATTTCAGATGTTAAAAGTAAAAGGGGGGGCAAAAATGCGGTTAACTTGTGTTGA
- a CDS encoding helix-turn-helix transcriptional regulator: MRHRKEPPGDKNIIGSRVVSIRKANKMKQKDFLARLQTFGLDISPTSLSRLEGQHRLVQDYEVVAVAKALEVSVGELLGDSEKK, from the coding sequence ATGAGACATCGCAAAGAGCCCCCTGGTGACAAAAACATCATTGGGAGCCGAGTTGTATCAATTCGCAAAGCTAATAAAATGAAGCAGAAAGATTTTCTTGCTCGGTTACAAACCTTTGGATTGGACATTAGCCCGACCAGTTTATCAAGATTGGAAGGTCAACATAGGCTTGTACAGGATTATGAAGTGGTGGCTGTTGCGAAAGCACTGGAGGTTTCGGTTGGGGAGTTGTTGGGAGATAGTGAAAAGAAATAA
- a CDS encoding nuclease-related domain-containing protein — MFEALRALFRKSDSKPPQALHKAHTPKAKPKVAPTRIGQLGEHKVNIQLDQLPKDCKFLSDLLLPNPKSRTGYAQIDHVVISPYCVFVIETKNYIGEIKGGRADQQWSVSNRYKMYNPLKQNYGHIKAIESLLKDVAAVKYISMISFTMRCRFSIDPELRKIHSDEMVVYDVELSEFISRKLISLKLGNPEPPISAALAQTIYDYLVQANITDAEIRKLHVDKIKKRS; from the coding sequence ATGTTTGAGGCATTAAGGGCACTCTTCCGAAAATCAGATTCTAAGCCGCCACAGGCATTACATAAGGCACATACTCCAAAGGCTAAGCCCAAGGTTGCTCCCACCCGAATTGGTCAGCTAGGCGAGCATAAAGTTAACATTCAGCTTGACCAGCTACCTAAGGACTGTAAATTCTTAAGCGATCTGCTGCTCCCTAATCCCAAATCTAGAACAGGCTACGCCCAGATTGATCATGTTGTTATTTCCCCATATTGCGTATTTGTTATTGAGACGAAAAACTACATTGGAGAAATTAAAGGTGGGCGGGCGGATCAGCAATGGTCGGTGAGTAACCGGTATAAGATGTATAATCCGCTGAAGCAGAACTATGGGCATATCAAGGCCATTGAGAGTCTGCTAAAAGATGTAGCTGCCGTAAAATACATCTCTATGATTTCATTCACGATGAGATGTCGCTTCAGTATTGACCCGGAGCTACGGAAGATTCACTCGGACGAAATGGTTGTGTATGATGTGGAATTAAGTGAGTTTATCTCTAGGAAGCTGATCAGTTTGAAGTTGGGGAACCCTGAGCCTCCTATTTCTGCGGCACTGGCCCAAACTATATATGATTATTTGGTCCAGGCCAACATCACCGATGCTGAGATTCGTAAGCTTCATGTGGACAAAATCAAGAAAAGGAGCTGA
- a CDS encoding nucleoside triphosphate pyrophosphohydrolase — MTIYNKLVRDKIPEIIQESGKDCNCITLEYESYVSELKKKLREEVEEYNQAAGDAEAVEELADILEVVHALAQIHKILPEDLEKVRAKKAEERGGFADRTFLIEVTE, encoded by the coding sequence ATGACGATCTACAACAAGCTTGTTCGCGACAAAATCCCTGAGATTATTCAAGAGTCGGGTAAGGACTGTAATTGCATAACGTTGGAGTACGAATCCTATGTTTCTGAATTGAAAAAGAAGCTTCGTGAAGAGGTAGAAGAGTATAATCAAGCTGCTGGTGATGCAGAGGCGGTGGAAGAGCTGGCCGATATCCTTGAGGTGGTTCATGCTCTTGCTCAAATACATAAGATCCTGCCTGAAGATCTAGAGAAGGTAAGGGCAAAGAAAGCTGAGGAACGTGGAGGCTTTGCAGATCGAACTTTTCTAATTGAAGTGACGGAGTAG
- a CDS encoding copper amine oxidase N-terminal domain-containing protein, giving the protein MNDRHHPFFRLAMKTLIMLLCAGLLPVIYTAAPAQAAPVVGNQISPLLINSQYVLFPGKLAPYIQAGKLMVPVRAFAGALGAQLTYDAVTKSTTVSLLGESVGKLRAGQATAVTKDGSTIALGTSPQLLEGVLFAPMNPILTGLKKVKWENMYKVLRLKVLIVQGRGDTELPQAKSWQSVTPFGDLGGEHHNPFYPTLLTQSADSKGFRLSLSVINASGFVIPKGASRLELVAVDSQGQAVVRQLPGPSQPTPKAGALSFTINVPTAPDYVIFNSRIE; this is encoded by the coding sequence ATGAATGATCGCCATCATCCATTCTTTCGGCTGGCTATGAAAACCTTGATTATGCTGCTGTGCGCCGGTCTGTTGCCGGTCATATATACGGCGGCTCCGGCGCAGGCCGCACCGGTAGTGGGGAACCAGATTAGTCCGCTGCTGATCAATAGCCAATATGTGCTGTTTCCAGGTAAGCTGGCGCCCTATATACAGGCAGGCAAATTGATGGTACCTGTCCGTGCGTTCGCAGGTGCGCTGGGTGCACAGCTGACGTATGATGCCGTCACAAAGAGCACCACGGTATCGCTTCTTGGGGAGAGTGTGGGGAAACTGCGGGCCGGACAGGCCACTGCGGTAACCAAAGACGGCAGTACAATAGCGCTGGGGACATCCCCACAACTGCTGGAAGGCGTACTGTTTGCGCCCATGAACCCGATCCTCACTGGGCTAAAGAAGGTGAAATGGGAGAACATGTATAAGGTGCTCAGACTCAAAGTACTGATAGTGCAGGGCCGGGGAGATACGGAATTGCCGCAGGCCAAGTCTTGGCAGAGCGTGACCCCGTTTGGAGATTTGGGAGGGGAGCACCACAATCCCTTTTATCCGACACTACTGACGCAGTCTGCTGATAGCAAGGGCTTCCGGCTGAGTCTCAGTGTGATTAATGCTTCCGGGTTTGTCATTCCCAAGGGTGCTTCCCGCTTGGAGTTGGTCGCTGTGGACAGCCAAGGACAGGCCGTAGTCCGGCAGCTTCCCGGGCCTTCGCAGCCGACTCCCAAGGCAGGAGCCTTGTCATTCACGATTAATGTGCCCACAGCGCCGGATTATGTGATTTTTAATTCACGGATTGAGTAA
- a CDS encoding slipin family protein — MLKPITIQADQRGLLFHKGSYVKRLLPGTYRYFSWSQHTVLVLDIAKPFSAGGKDLQLFLQDDELLRELEVVRVQDHENVLHYEDGQFMQLLKPGVYAYWNLLRKHTFVHTDIRVPELPAGIDRSIIARLTPYVQSCEIASHELGFLFYDHTLQRELTPGKYYFWKGPVSVLTKKVDLRQQQMDLLGQEMMTEDKVTLRLNFVCQYRIVSPHRVLEMKDFDEQIHIQLQLLLREYVGTLRLDDLLKQKEDVATFILERIREKEEEFGVRFLGAGVKDVILPGDMKDILNTVLLAEKKAQANLLTRREETASTRSLLNTAKLMDENQTLFRLKELEFLEKICDRIGSISVTGGGDLLERLSSLIGASK, encoded by the coding sequence ATGTTGAAGCCAATCACGATTCAAGCGGACCAGCGCGGTCTGCTCTTTCATAAGGGAAGTTATGTGAAGCGCCTGCTGCCGGGAACCTACCGTTATTTCTCCTGGTCGCAGCATACTGTGTTGGTGCTGGATATTGCTAAGCCTTTTAGCGCTGGCGGAAAGGACCTGCAGCTGTTCTTACAGGATGATGAACTCCTGCGGGAGCTTGAGGTGGTCCGGGTACAGGATCATGAGAATGTGCTGCACTATGAGGATGGTCAATTCATGCAGCTGCTGAAGCCGGGGGTGTATGCGTATTGGAATCTGCTGAGGAAGCATACCTTCGTCCACACGGACATCCGTGTGCCGGAGCTGCCCGCCGGAATTGACCGCTCAATCATCGCGAGGCTTACGCCGTATGTACAGAGCTGCGAAATCGCCAGCCACGAGCTGGGGTTCCTGTTCTATGATCATACGCTTCAGCGGGAGCTTACGCCGGGTAAGTATTATTTCTGGAAGGGACCGGTCTCGGTGCTGACCAAGAAGGTCGATCTGAGACAGCAGCAGATGGATCTGCTCGGCCAGGAGATGATGACCGAAGATAAGGTTACGCTGCGCCTGAACTTCGTCTGCCAGTACCGGATCGTAAGTCCGCACCGTGTGCTGGAGATGAAGGATTTCGATGAGCAGATTCACATCCAGCTTCAGCTCCTGCTGCGGGAGTATGTCGGGACGCTGAGATTGGACGATCTGCTGAAGCAGAAGGAGGATGTGGCGACGTTCATCCTCGAACGTATCCGGGAGAAGGAAGAAGAGTTCGGGGTGCGCTTCCTCGGGGCGGGGGTGAAGGATGTGATTCTGCCGGGAGACATGAAGGACATCCTGAACACCGTACTGCTCGCTGAGAAAAAAGCCCAGGCCAATCTGCTCACCCGCCGGGAAGAGACAGCCTCGACACGCAGCCTGCTGAATACGGCGAAGCTGATGGACGAGAACCAGACGCTGTTCCGGCTCAAGGAGCTGGAATTCCTTGAGAAAATATGCGACCGGATCGGTTCTATCTCGGTTACGGGCGGCGGCGATCTGCTGGAGCGGTTAAGCTCGCTCATCGGCGCAAGTAAATAG
- the msrAB gene encoding bifunctional peptide-methionine (S)-S-oxide reductase MsrA/peptide-methionine (R)-S-oxide reductase MsrB has product MKKIWKWMGYMLVIGGLLSILAACGAKPDTASGKMDSPAAMSKGKPAPAFALNDLKGDPMKLEDLKGKKVYVKYWASWCSICLAGLEDLNTLAGQEKDFQVVSIVTPGYKGEKSAKEFTDWFSKQSYDNLTVLLDEDGTWAKEFQVRAYPSSFYIDEEGLLVKSLPGHASNEQIKDTFAGMSSASAAAPVPAVKTAAIAEKDLRSLYLAGGCFWGVEAYMARIQGVQDVTSGYANGTGENPTYEDVIRGDRGFAETVHVKYDPKQVTLKQLLEAYFKVVDPTSLNKQGNDRGIQYRTGIYYASPEDVAVIQQAVAQEQTKYDKKIVTEVLPLENYYLAEEYHQDYLAKNPNGYCHIDLSILDEQEPVIDPAQYPRPSDAELKERLTADQYAVAVNNDTERAFSNDYWDNYESGLYVDIATGQPLFSSKDKYDSGCGWPSFTKPITPQVVTYDTDTSFGMERTEVRSQSGDIHLGHVFDDGPADRGGKRYCINSASIRFIPLDQMEGEHYGYLTGLVE; this is encoded by the coding sequence ATGAAAAAGATATGGAAGTGGATGGGATATATGCTGGTGATTGGCGGTCTGCTGTCGATCCTGGCCGCATGCGGTGCGAAGCCCGATACAGCATCCGGCAAGATGGACTCCCCGGCTGCCATGAGCAAAGGGAAGCCAGCACCCGCATTCGCGTTAAATGATCTGAAGGGCGACCCTATGAAGCTCGAGGATCTGAAAGGCAAAAAGGTCTATGTAAAATACTGGGCCTCCTGGTGCTCCATCTGTCTTGCCGGTCTGGAGGACCTGAATACGCTGGCCGGACAGGAGAAGGATTTCCAGGTGGTATCGATTGTAACTCCCGGCTACAAAGGCGAGAAATCTGCCAAGGAGTTCACGGACTGGTTCAGCAAGCAGTCGTATGACAATCTGACTGTGCTGCTCGATGAAGACGGGACATGGGCTAAGGAGTTTCAGGTACGGGCATATCCCAGCTCTTTTTACATCGATGAAGAAGGGCTGCTGGTAAAATCCCTCCCGGGTCATGCCTCCAACGAGCAGATTAAGGATACCTTCGCGGGAATGAGCTCCGCCTCAGCCGCCGCTCCGGTTCCAGCGGTCAAGACCGCAGCTATAGCCGAGAAGGATCTGCGTAGCCTGTACCTGGCGGGCGGTTGCTTCTGGGGCGTGGAAGCGTATATGGCCCGCATTCAAGGAGTTCAGGACGTCACCTCCGGCTATGCCAACGGGACAGGCGAGAATCCGACCTATGAGGATGTTATTCGCGGGGACCGGGGGTTCGCGGAGACTGTGCATGTGAAGTATGATCCGAAGCAGGTCACCCTGAAGCAGCTCCTGGAAGCTTACTTCAAGGTCGTTGACCCGACCAGCCTGAACAAGCAAGGCAATGACCGGGGCATTCAATACCGGACAGGAATCTACTATGCGTCCCCGGAGGATGTAGCAGTTATCCAGCAGGCTGTAGCGCAGGAGCAGACCAAGTATGACAAGAAGATCGTAACGGAAGTCCTTCCTCTGGAGAACTACTATCTGGCGGAGGAATATCATCAGGACTACTTGGCGAAGAACCCGAACGGGTATTGCCACATTGACTTAAGCATCCTGGATGAGCAAGAGCCGGTTATCGATCCGGCCCAATACCCGCGCCCTTCCGACGCAGAACTGAAGGAGCGGTTAACCGCCGACCAATACGCGGTAGCCGTCAATAATGACACCGAGCGTGCCTTCAGCAACGACTATTGGGATAACTACGAGTCCGGCCTGTATGTCGATATCGCCACGGGTCAGCCCCTCTTCTCCAGCAAGGATAAATACGATTCCGGCTGCGGCTGGCCGAGCTTCACGAAGCCGATTACCCCGCAGGTCGTCACCTATGATACGGATACCAGCTTCGGCATGGAACGTACCGAGGTCCGCAGCCAATCCGGCGACATCCACCTGGGCCACGTCTTCGACGACGGTCCCGCAGATCGCGGCGGCAAGCGCTACTGCATCAACAGCGCCTCTATCCGCTTCATCCCTCTGGACCAGATGGAGGGGGAGCATTACGGGTATTTGACGGGGTTGGTGGAGTAG
- a CDS encoding cytochrome c biogenesis protein CcdA codes for MAGDFVFLFGVFGAGVLSFFAPCILPLLPVYVSYLSGSLAGNVNQGGVDTGSMRFRSVFMLRTLIFVLGLSVVFITLGFGSGILGSVISSSRFIAVCGAIVILFGIYQTGLIKISWLEREKKLSSPRAARGGYIGAFLLGLTFSFGWTPCIGPVLAGILSIAAGEGSPAYGGFLMLLYTLGLAIPFLILSVFSEVLVQRIRRLYRFMGGIKIASGCMLIAMGLLLMTDQLNTIVSWIQ; via the coding sequence ATGGCTGGTGATTTTGTATTCCTGTTCGGCGTCTTCGGCGCAGGGGTATTATCGTTTTTTGCACCCTGTATTCTGCCGCTGCTTCCGGTCTATGTCTCGTATCTGTCCGGAAGCCTGGCGGGCAATGTGAATCAGGGAGGGGTGGACACAGGCTCCATGCGGTTCCGTTCGGTATTCATGCTGCGGACGCTAATATTCGTGCTTGGACTGTCTGTGGTCTTCATTACCCTGGGCTTCGGCTCCGGTATCCTTGGCAGTGTCATTTCAAGCTCCAGGTTCATTGCCGTCTGCGGAGCGATTGTCATCTTATTCGGAATCTACCAGACCGGACTGATCAAGATCTCCTGGCTGGAACGGGAAAAAAAGCTGTCCAGTCCCCGCGCAGCACGCGGCGGCTATATCGGGGCCTTCCTGCTCGGCCTGACGTTCAGCTTCGGGTGGACGCCGTGCATCGGCCCGGTACTTGCGGGCATTCTCAGCATCGCCGCTGGGGAAGGCTCCCCTGCCTACGGAGGGTTCCTCATGCTGCTGTACACGCTGGGTCTGGCGATTCCTTTTCTCATACTATCCGTCTTCTCGGAAGTTCTGGTGCAGCGGATTCGCCGCTTGTACCGGTTCATGGGAGGGATCAAGATCGCCTCCGGCTGTATGCTGATCGCCATGGGGCTGCTGCTAATGACAGACCAGCTGAATACGATTGTGAGCTGGATTCAATAA
- a CDS encoding ATP-binding protein, whose product MKLRTYLMLSSLTGIGVLLICLFVSYSKMLLTIDQLYYLSGITAGIGVFSFIVQHLLTRPVEKSIARITEQTVRIAKGDFHTEVPTIGPHEFKLMARQFNEMSSKLKESFDHLHQSESARRELIANVSHDLRTPLASIQSFVEALEDDVIKDEETFQRYLNTIRLETKRLAGLIQDLFELSSLEASGGTFDPQPCHADELLISTLESFSFHLAEKRLKVEIELPDKLPAALMMPTQIKRVLSNLVQNAIQHSPEEGHIVLSAAEEGPFLRIAVSDEGQGIDAAETSRIFERFYRIDKSRSKNSGGAGLGLAIAQSIVELHGGKIGVESTKGSGSCFWFTVPIYTSR is encoded by the coding sequence ATGAAACTGCGTACGTATCTAATGTTGTCCAGTCTCACGGGGATCGGCGTATTGTTGATCTGTCTATTCGTCAGTTATTCCAAAATGTTGCTGACCATCGATCAGCTATATTATCTGTCCGGCATCACAGCCGGGATCGGCGTGTTCTCCTTCATCGTTCAGCATCTGCTGACGCGGCCGGTGGAGAAGTCCATTGCCCGGATTACCGAGCAGACGGTACGGATTGCCAAGGGGGATTTCCACACCGAAGTTCCCACTATCGGCCCGCACGAGTTCAAGCTGATGGCCCGGCAATTCAATGAGATGAGCAGTAAGTTAAAAGAGAGCTTCGACCATCTCCACCAGTCCGAGTCCGCCCGGCGGGAGCTGATCGCGAATGTCTCGCACGATCTGCGGACCCCCCTTGCCTCCATTCAGTCATTCGTGGAAGCGCTGGAGGATGATGTGATCAAGGACGAAGAGACCTTCCAGCGGTATCTGAATACGATCCGGCTGGAGACGAAGCGGCTGGCGGGGCTGATCCAGGACCTCTTTGAACTATCCAGCCTGGAGGCCAGCGGCGGAACCTTCGACCCGCAGCCCTGCCATGCAGATGAGCTGCTGATCAGCACGCTGGAGAGCTTCTCCTTCCATCTGGCGGAGAAGCGGCTGAAGGTCGAGATTGAGCTGCCGGATAAGCTGCCCGCGGCCCTGATGATGCCCACGCAGATCAAGCGGGTGCTGTCCAATCTTGTGCAGAATGCGATTCAACATTCTCCTGAAGAAGGCCATATCGTGCTGTCCGCCGCTGAGGAAGGCCCGTTCCTGCGGATCGCTGTGAGCGATGAGGGTCAGGGAATCGATGCGGCAGAGACCTCACGGATCTTCGAGCGGTTCTACCGGATAGATAAATCACGCAGTAAGAATAGCGGAGGCGCCGGTCTGGGTCTTGCCATTGCACAATCCATTGTGGAGCTGCATGGCGGCAAGATTGGTGTAGAGAGCACTAAGGGTTCTGGAAGCTGCTTCTGGTTCACGGTCCCCATCTACACCAGCCGGTAA